The sequence below is a genomic window from Mycobacteroides abscessus ATCC 19977.
AATGCGTCTGGAACAGTGCTGAGCTGCGACCCGCCACGCTCCTTCATGGCGAGCTGGGAAGCGATGGGTGCCGTCAGCTGGATCGAGGTGACAATCACCCCGGAACCGGAAGCCCCAGAGAGCCGGGCCACTTTCACCCTTGAGCACATCTCCGATATCAGCGACGACGACGAGCACTGGTTGCAGTTCGGTCCGGGTGCCGTCGGGGTCGGTTGGGATTCCGGTCTGCTAGGTCTGGCAGGCTATCTCGCCGCGCCCAATGATCGCATCACCCCCGAGGAGGGGGCGGCGTGGGCGGCCGGCGCCGAAGGCCGGGCATTCATGGCAGGTTCCAGCGAGCTGTGGTTCGCGGCGGCCGTCGCCTCGGGTATGGATCCCGCGCAGGCCCGCGAGATGGCGGATCGCACCACGGCGGCCTATACGGCGGGCTGAAGTGGCCCCCGCCACAGCGGACGCTACTATCGGCCCATGACCACATCGGCAATGCCGCCGGATGTATCTGGATTTGGACGCGTCACCCAAATTGCTTGGGTTACTGATGATCTCGATGCCACGGAAGCCATGCTCAGCGCCGTGTTCGGGGTCAAGAAATGGACGCGAATTCCAGATGTGCACTTTGGCCCCGAGACGTGTACGTACCGGGGTGCACCGGCCGATTTCACGGCGACCATCGCGCTGAGCTATCTCGACGACATGCAGCTCGAGCTGATTCTCCCGGTCAGCGGGACGAGCATCTACACCGAGTTTCTCGAGCGCAATTCCGCGGGTCTGCATCACGTGTGTGTCGAGCCGCCCGATCTCGACGTGGCGCTCGACCACGCCACCTCCCAGGGTATGGAGGTGGTGCAGGACGGCGTGATGCCCGGCGGTATGCGATTTGCCTATCTGTCGGCACCGGCGGCCGCCCTTCCGTACATGGAACTGGTCTTCGTCCCGCCCGAGATCCGGGCGTTCTACGACTACATCAAGAATGAGCAGGCATGAGTGCAGCGATTCCGGAAACCGTAGCGGTCCAAGACATCACCGAATGGTCCGACGAGGTCGACGTACTGGTCATCGGCTTTGGGATGGGCGGCGGATGCGCCGCTGTCTCGGCCGCCGAGGCGGGCGCGCAGGTTTTGGCGCTCGAACGTGCCGCCTCCGCGGGCGGCACCACCGCGATGGCGGGTGGGCACTTTTACCTCGGCGGCGGCACCGCTGTTCAGCAAGCCACTGGGCATGCGGACAGCGCCGACGAGATGTACAAGTACCTGATGGCGGTGTCTCCCGATCCGGACCCAGAGAAGATCCGCCTGTACTGCGACGGTAGCGTCGAACATTTCAATTGGCTTGAGGCACTGGGCTTTCAATTCGAACGCAGCTTCTATCCGGAGAAGGCCGTCATTCAGCCCAATACCGAAGGACTGATGTTCACCGGGAACGAGCTGGTGTGGCCCTACCGTGACGAAGCCATCCCGGCGCCCCGGGGGCACAAGGTGCCCAAGCCCGGCGACACCGGCGGTGCGGGCATGGTCGTGGAACTACTCGCCCAACGTGCCGCCGAGCTCGGTATACCGATCCGATACGAGACCGGCGCGACCGCGCTCATTCTCGACGAGGGGGGAGCGGTGGTGGGTGTGACATGGAAACACTTCACCGAAACCGGTGCGATACGCGCCAAATCGGTGATCATCGCGGCCGGAGGATTTGTGATGAACCCCGCCATGGTGGCCGAATACACCCCCAAGCTCGCCGAGAAGCCGTTCGTGCTGGGCAGCACCTACGACGACGGGCTGGGCATCAGGCTCGGGGTGTCCGCGGGGGGCGCGACCCGCAACATGAATCAAATTTTCGTGACAGCTCCCGTGTATCCGCCGTCGGGACTGCTGACCGGGATCATCGTGAACAAGAACGGGGAGCGGTTCGTCTCCGAGGATTCCTACCATTCCCGGACCTCTGGATTCGTGATGGATCAGGTGGATAGTGCCGCGTATCTGATTGTCGACTCCGAGCACATGGACCGGCCGACACTGCCACTGACTCCCTTCATTGATGGTTGGGAGACCGTCGCGGAAATGGAAGCAGCCCTGGGTATCCCGGCCGGAAACCTGGACAAGACGCTGCAACGCTACAACGAGTACGCCGCCAAGGGTGAGGATCCAGACTTCCACAAACACCCGAAATACCTTGCCGCGCAGGGGACTGGTCCCTGGGGCGCATTCGATCTCACCCTCGGCAAAGCGATGTACGCCGGTTTCACACTCGGTGGCCTGCGGACCGACGCCGACGGTCGGGTGCTCACCGAATCCGGAGAGGCGATTCCGGGCCTGTATGCCGCGGGTGCCAGCGCGTCGAACATTGCTCAGGACGGTAAGGGCTACAGCAGTGGAACCAGGCTCGGCGAAGCCTCGTTCTTCGGCCGGCGGGCGGGTTCACACGCGTCAGTGCGGGTATCGGTCGCCTAGACGGAGCGCCTGCGCTATGTGAGGCCGGTCACAAAAGTGCATCAAATGCCCGCTCGTATGGGTAGCCGGTGGGCCCTGGTGTGCCCGTCGCCTAGGCTGGGCGCAACGGAAAGGTGACTCCAATGGCGGAGGTCTATACCAGCAACGGGAATCGGCCCGCGCCGACCCGCAAGATCCGCAAGCTGGCCAACGTCGCACTCAATATCGACGGGACCGTCGGGCACATCGAATCGATGGCCGTCGAGGTACACGACCTGACCGACAGGGTCGGTTCGATGTTGGATCACCTGGACTCGAGCCTGGAACGGTTGGACGATTCCCTGGACTCGCTGAACCTCACGCTGAACAACCTGGCGGAGACGACATCGACCCTGGCCAACACGATGACCAGCCTCGAAACCCTCATCGATGTCGTCAATCCACTCATCCGGGTGCTCAGGGTCGCGTTGTATCCGACGAAGATCGTGCTGGATTTCGCCGATGACCGGATCGCTCAGATTGAACGCGCCCTGCGCTGACCCCTTCGCGCACGGCTCGCCGTTACCGCGCTGATCATTCCCGGCCGCTCCCGGGCATTCGATTAACATACATACCAGTTTGTCGGTAATGTCTCACCGACGTACGACCGGTGAGGACGGGAGGGAGTGGCGGTGAGCGATACGTCCGATGAGTCTCGACGGCCCCGGAAACTGGATCCGGTCTCCGCCGAGGTTCAGTTCGATCGATTGGCGGCGACGGCCGGTCAGCTCCTCAAGGCGGGATCGCGAATACTGAGTCAGCGACCGACGGAGCGCGACCTGCGCCAGGTGGTGGCCAAGGAGATGCGCAGGTCATTTGCCGAACTTGGGCCCGCCTACGTCAAATTCGGCCAGCTCATCGCCTCGTCACCGGGGATGTTCCCCGAGGACCTCTCGGCGGAGTTCCGATCGCTGCTCGATCAAGTGCCACCCGCCGACCCTCAGACGATTCGCTCCATGTTGAGTAACGAGCTCGGCGCGTCGCCGGAGAATGTATTCGGCTCATTCGACGAGGTCCCGTTCGCGTCGGCGTCGATTGCCCAGGTGCACAGGGCGACATTGAAGGACGGCACCGCGGTTGTCGTGAAGATACAACGCCCCGCGATCCGCACCCGCCTCGCGGCCGACCTGCAGATTCTCAAACAGATCGCCCGGGGTCTCGAACTGACCGAGATGGGCCGGATGTCGAACATCTATGAGGTGATGCGGGACTTTGAGTCGAACCTCGCCGAGGAACTGGATTTCAGCCTGGAAGCTCGGGCCATGCGAGATTGGACCGCTGGGCTTGCGGGCTCCAGGTATGCGTCGAAGGTGCGTGTCCCCGAAATCTATTCGGATCTCTGCACCGACAAGGTGCTCACCATGGAGTA
It includes:
- a CDS encoding FAD-binding protein is translated as MSAAIPETVAVQDITEWSDEVDVLVIGFGMGGGCAAVSAAEAGAQVLALERAASAGGTTAMAGGHFYLGGGTAVQQATGHADSADEMYKYLMAVSPDPDPEKIRLYCDGSVEHFNWLEALGFQFERSFYPEKAVIQPNTEGLMFTGNELVWPYRDEAIPAPRGHKVPKPGDTGGAGMVVELLAQRAAELGIPIRYETGATALILDEGGAVVGVTWKHFTETGAIRAKSVIIAAGGFVMNPAMVAEYTPKLAEKPFVLGSTYDDGLGIRLGVSAGGATRNMNQIFVTAPVYPPSGLLTGIIVNKNGERFVSEDSYHSRTSGFVMDQVDSAAYLIVDSEHMDRPTLPLTPFIDGWETVAEMEAALGIPAGNLDKTLQRYNEYAAKGEDPDFHKHPKYLAAQGTGPWGAFDLTLGKAMYAGFTLGGLRTDADGRVLTESGEAIPGLYAAGASASNIAQDGKGYSSGTRLGEASFFGRRAGSHASVRVSVA
- a CDS encoding VOC family protein; translated protein: MTTSAMPPDVSGFGRVTQIAWVTDDLDATEAMLSAVFGVKKWTRIPDVHFGPETCTYRGAPADFTATIALSYLDDMQLELILPVSGTSIYTEFLERNSAGLHHVCVEPPDLDVALDHATSQGMEVVQDGVMPGGMRFAYLSAPAAALPYMELVFVPPEIRAFYDYIKNEQA
- a CDS encoding SRPBCC family protein encodes the protein MIDVQHQLNSVRRSVGAKTFQARQARVVTVSQTYDTAADDLWEACTNAERIARWFLPITGDLRAGGHYSLQGNASGTVLSCDPPRSFMASWEAMGAVSWIEVTITPEPEAPESRATFTLEHISDISDDDEHWLQFGPGAVGVGWDSGLLGLAGYLAAPNDRITPEEGAAWAAGAEGRAFMAGSSELWFAAAVASGMDPAQAREMADRTTAAYTAG
- a CDS encoding ABC1 kinase family protein, which codes for MSDTSDESRRPRKLDPVSAEVQFDRLAATAGQLLKAGSRILSQRPTERDLRQVVAKEMRRSFAELGPAYVKFGQLIASSPGMFPEDLSAEFRSLLDQVPPADPQTIRSMLSNELGASPENVFGSFDEVPFASASIAQVHRATLKDGTAVVVKIQRPAIRTRLAADLQILKQIARGLELTEMGRMSNIYEVMRDFESNLAEELDFSLEARAMRDWTAGLAGSRYASKVRVPEIYSDLCTDKVLTMEYVEGIRIDDADAIRAAGFDGPEVVKTLMLTLFDSAFTAGTFHGDLHAGNLMVDPHGRIVFLDFGIVGRLDQRTRKTLRELIGALILEPDDEAAARTLIKLGAIDAHADPARVAESLRKVTRPMGTSLGKISYGTIGRQLTALGREHDAILPKEFILVGKQLLYVERYTKLLAPDWQPVGDPEILTYFGTLIAEYQQAREEIKHSKNDTDGLGE